A part of Fusarium graminearum PH-1 chromosome 3, whole genome shotgun sequence genomic DNA contains:
- a CDS encoding nucleolar protein 2, producing the protein MGVGRRMKKQGPPQPLSEEHFAKLKRKAGLPADPVVETPERKKRKTVTKEKLVESKKNGVAKKDVKKTKVTKPVKAAAAPDSTSAPKVNPRSKKSKKAPVPALEDLSDEEMDDEFDLDDLEDGSSDLGGAGLKDDFLESDNDDDSVLDSDEEGGKGTRAMFSEDEDESDAEEKLTAANIEGLTRKLDLQRAEEAAEAEAEMAEQALQTNIDGDKPHILSDEDSDDELATKTQALLAPDLQLLRTRITENIRVLDDFAKLSEEGRSRTEYVSQLLKDICSYYGYSAYLAEKLFNLFTPREAFAFFEANESARPVVIRTNTLRTHRRDLAQALINRGVTLEPVGKWSKVGLQVFESSVPLGATPEYLAGHYILQAASSFLPCMALDPQENERVLDMASAPGGKTTYMSAMMKNTGIVVANDPNKARAKGLIGNIHRLGCRNVIVSNYDAREFPKPMGGFDRVLLDAPCSGTGVIAKDPSVKTNKTELDFMQLPHLQKQLLLAAIDSVNHASKTGGYIVYSTCSVTVEENEQVVNYALSRRPNVRLVDAGLTFGKEGFTSYMGKKFDPSVSLTRRFYPHSLNVDGFYVAKFQKIGPTPASASNARDRTTGPADETEFIDKTPIATDDEESGKKSDDFGGWDDDEDKEYMEKGRRNAMRRRGLDPNSNSKKAKAKKEKESKK; encoded by the coding sequence ATGGGTGTCGGTCGTCGCATGAAGAAACAGGGTCCTCCCCAACCCTTGTCCGAGGAACATTTCGCAAAGCTCAAGCGCAAGGCCGGTCTCCCAGCTGATCCCGTCGTTGAGACCCccgagaggaagaagcgcaaaACCgtcaccaaggagaagctcgtcgagtccaagaagaacggaGTCGCTaagaaggatgtcaagaagacaaaggtCACCAAGCCTGTAAAGGCTGCTGCGGCGCCTGATTCTACTTCTGCGCCAAAGGTCAACCCTAggtcgaagaagagcaagaaggccCCAGTGCCGGCACTGGAAGACCTTTccgatgaggagatggatgatgagtttgaccTCGACGACTTGGAGGATGGCTCATCAGACCTCGGCGGCGCTGGACTCAAGGACGATTTCCTCGAATCtgacaacgacgacgactctGTACTCGACTCTGACGAGGAGGGAGGCAAGGGCACAAGGGCTATGTTctctgaagacgaggacgagtCAGAcgccgaggagaagctcaCAGCCGCCAACATTGAGGGTCTTACAAGGAAATTGGATCTTCAAAGGGCAGAGGAAGccgccgaggctgaggctgagatggCCGAGCAAGCTCTTCAGACAAACATCGACGGCGACAAGCCTCACATTCTCTCCGACGAGgacagcgacgacgagcTCGCTACCAAGACACAAGCCCTCCTGGCTCCCGATCTGCAGCTTCTGCGAACAAGAATCACCGAGAACATCCGCGTCCTCGACGACTTTGCCAAGCTCTCCGAGGAAGGTCGCTCAAGAACCGAGTATGTATCacagcttctcaaggacatctGCTCCTACTACGGCTACTCCGCGTACCTGGCCGAAaagctcttcaacctcttcacACCCCGCGAGGCTTTCGCTTTCTTCGAGGCCAACGAGTCGGCGCGTCCCGTTGTCATCCGCACAAACACCCTCCGCACCCACCGTCGTGATCTTGCTCAGGCTCTTATCAACCGTGGTGTCACTCTTGAGCCCGTCGGCAAGTGGTCCAAGGTCGGTCTTCAGGTCTTTGAGAGCAGTGTCCCTCTTGGTGCTACTCCTGAGTACCTCGCTGGTCACTACATCCTCCAGGCTGCCTCCTCTTTCCTTCCCTGTATGGCTCTTGACCCCCAGGAGAACGAGCGAGTGCTTGATATGGCCTCTGCTCCTGGTGGAAAGACCACATACATGtccgccatgatgaagaacacCGGTATCGTTGTTGCCAACGATCCCAACAAGGCTCGTGCCAAGGGTCTTATCGGTAACATCCACCGTCTGGGATGCCGTAACGTCATCGTTTCCAACTATGATGCCCGAGAGTTCCCCAAGCCCATGGGTGGCTTCGACCGcgtccttctcgatgctCCTTGCTCAGGAACTGGAGTTATTGCCAAGGATCCTAGTGTCAAGACCAATAAGACCGAGCTCGACTTTATGCAACTCCCCCACCTCcagaagcagcttcttctcgctgccATTGACTCTGTCAACCACGCCTCCAAGACAGGTGGCTACATTGTCTACTCTACTTGTTCCGTTACCGTCGAGGAGAACGAGCAGGTTGTCAACTACGCTCTCTCCCGTCGCCCCAACGTTCGCCTCGTCGATGCTGGCCTAACCTTCGGAAAGGAGGGTTTCACTAGCTACATGGGCAAGAAGTTCGACCCCTCTGTGTCTCTGACAAGGCGATTCTACCCTCACTCCCTCAACGTCGATGGTTTCTACGTTGCCAAGTTCCAGAAGATCGGACCTACACCCGCCAGTGCCTCAAATGCTCGTGATCGCACTACCGGTCCTGCTGACGAGACCGAGTTTATCGACAAGACCCCCATCGCCACAGACGACGAGGAGTCCGGAAAGAAGAGCGACGACTTTGGTGGCTgggatgacgacgaggacaaggaatACATGGAGAAGGGACGAAGAAACGCCATGCGCCGAAGAGGTCTGGAtcccaacagcaacagcaaaaaggcaaaggcaaagaaggagaaggagagcaaaAAGTAG